A single window of Coffea eugenioides isolate CCC68of chromosome 7, Ceug_1.0, whole genome shotgun sequence DNA harbors:
- the LOC113776883 gene encoding putative late blight resistance protein homolog R1B-17 → MCRTLRHGICWKDHCQMIPIEAGFSSPAALLKASKVLSRSPLTFAPEKNKYIAEEFVDSLLGALSQILECHAMFTVTMQDQMLKLHEGVKFLSILLHVKQEKFYALSNGMKDRIGAMIIDAGIVICSLSVRKIKYSLAKETDLALLCLLKDLRFVMEEVAQTYPPTSSSLSFPRTNELGSIDFFLENLKELATSEAGSIAFPKDQIQRVQEDLIFLRSFLWKIVKQRNQNGKLQALWDHVMEVAYKTDIRNDNEAQRVTKKSIHLESQLSTPALDEVLVGLDEEVMTITNRLTKGLKKRDIVSIVGMAGLGKTTLANTVYHHPSILCHFHIRACCTVSQVYSKHNLLLQILCSVVYRFADQSVKVSPDKYLRMDEDDLAAELKRVLSRNMYLIVLDDVWDIEAWNLLKHSLPNDANGSRILFTSRFQILSLQFKPDSKPYHLRQLTGKECFALLQRKIFGKKIVLPH, encoded by the exons ATGTGTAGGACATTGAGGCATGGAATATGTTGGAAAGATCATTGCCAGATGATACCAATAGAAGCAGGATTCTCTTCACCAGCAG CCCTGCTGAAAGCTTCAAAAGTGCTATCAAGGTCACCACTCACTTTTGCTCCAGAGAAGAATAAGTATATAGCGGAGGAATTTGTTGATTCTCTCCTTGGTGCTCTTAGCCAGATACTAGAATGTCATGCCATGTTTACAGTTACCATGCAGGATCAAATGCTGAAACTCCATGAGGGAGTAAAATTCCTGAGTATTCTTCTCCATGTGAAGCAGGAGAAGTTCTATGCACTATCTAATGGAATGAAGGATCGAATTGGAGCTATGATCATTGATGCAGGAATTGTTATTTGCTCACTTTCTGtcaggaaaataaaatatagcTTAGCAAAGGAAACAGATCTCGCACTTCTTTGTTTGTTGAAAGACCTCCGATTTGTGATGGAAGAAGTTGCACAAACTTATCCGCCAACTTCATCATCACTTAGTTTCCCTAGGACCAACGAGTTGGGCTCCATTGATTTCTTCTTAGAAAATCTCAAGGAACTAGCAACTTCTGAGGCTGGTTCAATTGCTTTCCCAAAGGATCAAATCCAAAGAGTTCAAGAAGATCTTATATTTTTAAGATCTTTCCTATGGAAAATTGTGAAGCAGCGCAACCAGAATGGAAAACTCCAGGCTCTTTGGGATCATGTTATGGAGGTGGCCTACAAGACAGA CATCAGGAATGACAATGAAGCACAGAGAGTTACCAAGAAATCTATTCACTTGGAATCACAACTCAGTACCCCAGCACTGGATGAAGTTCTGGTGGGCCTTGATGAAGAAGTAATGACAATTACAAATAGACTTACCAAGGGTTTAAAGAAGCGGGATATTGTTTCAATTGTGGGTATGGCTGGACTTGGTAAGACAACATTAGCCAACACTGTTTACCACCATCCTTCAATTTTATGCCACTTCCATATTCGTGCTTGTTGTACTGTTTCTCAAGTATATAGCAAGCACAATTTGTTACTTCAGATTTTATGTAGTGTGGTTTATAGGTTCGCTGACCAATCTGTGAAGGTGAGCCCTGACAAATATCTGAGGATGGACGAAGACGATTTGGCCGCAGAGTTAAAGAGGGTTTTGTCAAGAAATATGTATCTCATTGTTTTGGATGATGTGTGGGACATTGAAGCATGGAATTTGTTGAAACATTCACTACCCAATGATGCCAATGGAAGCAGGATTCTCTTTACCAGCAGGTTTCAGATTTTGTCTTTGCAATTTAAGCCTGATAGCAAGCCTTACCATCTCCGCCAACTTACTGGCAAAGAGTGTTTTGCATTGCTTCAGAGGAAGATATTTGGCAAAAAAATTGTCCTTCCACACTAA
- the LOC113776884 gene encoding putative late blight resistance protein homolog R1B-16, with the protein MHIACKCKGLPHTVVIFAGILSIIERYCWQEFADSLSSSTSMKTEPLELSYSHLPEYLKPCLLYFGAFREDQDIPVQRLLWLWISEGFVQKTEGKSLDDMAEDYLMDLVSRSLVTVTKQRTTGGAKTCRIHDLVHEFCLAKAKNEGFLQILHGDSDISTFTGPCPHRLCIYLIKEEELEKMRLYFPNLRCLFVFSYYHWNFSWKVIKLRDGSPGFPVLKLLRVLDLGDFDFGTSFPMEVVFLAHLRFLAIHGHMKDIPSAIDNLSRLETFLVKGNFDAVVLPNSIWNIKTLRHLWTTNSSMWCGFCLPIDNVEVSTHLDHLNTLSLAVDPFSQSLQDILTKLPSIRRLKCVTVRSEAKSPGNCNRILTLDKLTSLQSLKLQRFVGYEFEYPFNLKKLTLSFNHQPWSKMSAIGELPNLKVLKLECNSFVGEKWEMEEGEFPNLRFLKFSRLDICLWIAPSYSFLRLEKLVLYECAKLQEVPSSLGKCENLELIELRGCCESAVSSVKQIQQEQVSTGSQDLKIVIRATVD; encoded by the coding sequence ATGCACATAGCATGTAAGTGCAAGGGGTTACCTCACACAGTAGTCATTTTTGCTGGAATTCTTTCAATAATTGAGCGATATTGCTGGCAAGAATTTGCAGACAGTCTTAGTTCCAGCACTTCTATGAAGACTGAACCATTGGAGCTGAGTTACAGTCATCTACCTGAATATTTGAAGCCATGCCTTCTTTATTTTGGTGCATTTCGAGAAGACCAAGATATTCCTGTTCAAAGGTTGTTATGGCTTTGGATCTCTGAAGGATTTGTCCAAAAGACAGAAGGGAAGAGCTTAGACGACATGGCGGAAGACTACTTGATGGATTTGGTTAGTAGAAGTTTAGTTACGGTTACCAAACAAAGAACTACAGGTGGTGCCAAAACATGTCGAATTCATGATTTGGTACATGAGTTTTGTTTGGCAAAAGCTAAAAACGAAGGTTTTCTACAGATTTTACACGGGGATAGCGACATTTCTACTTTTACAGGGCCGTGCCCCCATCGACTGTGTATTTACTTGATCAAGGAAGAGGAGCTTGAGAAGATGAGGCTGTATTTTCCCAATTTACGCTGTTTGTTCGTCTTTAGTTATTACCATTGGAACTTTAGCTGGAAGGTTATAAAGCTGCGTGATGGTTCCCCTGGGTTTCCAGTATTAAAACTTCTTAGAGTGTTGGATTTGGGGGACTTTGATTTTGGTACAAGTTTTCCAATGGAAGTAGTATTCCTTGCTCATTTGAGATTCTTGGCGATTCACGGACACATGAAGGACATCCCGTCTGCAATAGACAACCTCTCAAGGCTGGAAACTTTTCTGGTGAAAGGAAACTTTGATGCGGTTGTGTTGCCAAATTCTATCTGGAACATCAAGACATTGAGGCATCTATGGACAACAAACTCCTCGATGTGGTGTGGTTTTTGTTTACCCATTGACAATGTTGAAGTATCCACCCATCTTGATCATTTAAACACTTTAAGCCTTGCAGTTGATCCCTTTTCTCAAAGTTTGCAAGATATATTAACGAAGTTACCAAGCATCCGCAGGTTAAAATGCGTGACAGTCAGATCAGAGGCAAAATCCCCTGGAAATTGCAATAGGATTCTCACGCTGGACAAATTGACCAGTCTACAATCACTTAAGCTGCAAAGGTTTGTTGGATATGAGTTCGAATACCCATTCAACTTGAAAAAGTTGACTCTCTCATTTAACCATCAGCCCTGGAGTAAAATGTCAGCAATTGGAGAGCTGCCCAATCTTAAAGTGCTTAAATTAGAGTGTAATTCCTTTGTGGGTGAAAAATGGGAAATGGAAGAAGGGGAGTTCCCTAACCTTAGATTCTTGAAATTCTCACGGTTGGACATTTGCTTGTGGATTGCCCCTTCTTATAGTTTTCTCCGTCTTGAGAAATTGGTTTTGTACGAATGTGCGAAGCTGCAAGAGGTCCCTTCTTCTTTAGGGAAATGTGAGAATCTAGAATTGATTGAGCTGAGAGGGTGTTGTGAGTCTGCTGTGAGTTCTGTAAAGCAAATTCAACAAGAACAGGTGAGTACTGGAAGCCAGGATCTAAAGATTGTTATCAGAGCCACGGTTGATTGA